Within the Phaseolus vulgaris cultivar G19833 unplaced genomic scaffold, P. vulgaris v2.0 scaffold_29, whole genome shotgun sequence genome, the region TTCCTGGGGTTGAATTCAAGAAACCCAGGGACCTTGAAgtcatggccccctacgagcgcgagctatgtgggctgttcctgggggccaagtacaactctgctcgcctcatcaaagatgagtttgatgtggtggctctgaaaaaatacataggtagctctttttcttccacctcttaggatacttgcaccTTCTCACGCATGCTTGTATATATTTTGACTTACTTGCGTAACTTggccatctaactcttccttttctcatctatgtagattcaatgtcagggaaagacaggaggcaagctttgctggagcttgccaagctTCGGGGGACCAAGggaactggctcctcttcttctaccaccgagcccattgcagcccccccactctcggtcgcgccagctgaaggccccgagcaaggaaggaagagaaaaagactggtgaaggcttctacttcacttgctactgctgctgctgcctcaaccgaagaggaaagctctggctctcctcttatacaccgccagaggaaattgccagcggttgagggggcctcatctctccagcctggggagatcgaggtggtggaggtagaggaaggttcaccccctcctccctctactcaacctgccccagAGCCCACGTGCCTTCCCTCTCCCTGCCAACAGCCGCCTCCAGCTTCTCAACCGTCAtctcccccccagcaggccaatctctTGGTCCATCTGCTCCTCCTACTGGGGGCGCTTCCGCTCATCCGGGGGGTCTCCCGCCACCACTGCCAACCTCCACTGcaactgctgaatgtggtggatCCAGCTCGCGACCAAGCGCCTCTGGAGCTAGCCACGAGAACTTTagcagggtcatcaccttgTTTCGACAGCTCATCAGCAACCGAGAGCTCGTCGAATGGAACggtgatgaggtggacatgcacctggccaggcagatggtgctctctttggaattttccacccagcaccgcaagcagATAGCCCTGAAGAAGAGGGTAagggagcttgagcacgacaaagagtcactgcgaagtgacttcgaagctgcccaagggtccgtagagctgatgcggggcatggtggaaaaggctaggagggagtacctagcgcaggtccaagagaccatcaagacggagatcttgatgTGGCAAACTCTTAGCTCactggactgcgaggtggtgcagctacgggccgagacctcctccctacgccaactgaactctcaactagtgggggagctcgagtccaccaaggAAGCGGCCGCTGCTGGAGAGAAGaggcttgaggaggtggtgggcaaactgtctgaagccaAGGGCCAACTGGAAGAAgttgcctcctcccttgctgcccttaCCACTGAGAgaaatgctgcggaggcctcgaagcaaaaactggaggcggagaaagctgatctgatgaacgtgggtgctgatgcccttactgaaggattcgagctggcactcgagcaaatccgatgcgttctcccagacttggacctctcgcaattcagcatttaccacgaagtggtagatggaaagctcacCCCTCCTCCCCCTTGATCTCTTCTCTTTCTTGTAAATTTTTACTTCTGCACAACTTTTTTAGTACTcaaaatttgtataagacttggttgTGAATACATACTCTCAATTCGTataagcttcttctcttgtatttttcttgagcTTCGCCTTTCTTCATGCGctcgactaactgttagctagcttaggtttagcgcgatcttaagctttgtctttccctttgcacacgactaagtgttaaccagcttaggcctagcgcgatctgcctcctttgatcttggcctctacttgatcacgactagctaCTCCCTTAGCCTTGTGTTTAACAGTTcttgtgcgctgctttgcaccactaaccaatcactgacgactcatcagtgatcgttcttcgatcttcacttagcttctctgtcgctctagcgctaagtgcatagaggattttgacatcgatcgctcgaggtgatgcctcgttttggggaaagaaaagtgtttctcgctaacccctcttactttccccaaggtcatcacccttcggcggattgagtcgttcattccctgcctcactcctggggtgagaagggttttggactaagagccttactgggccaatattggtgtatgccaagtgggtaaggacatttgtcaaaatctttcctttccctctcttggtcttactagcacccctggcttttcaaacccttagctgcctgcgctcacacctggggtgaggaagacttagatcagtgccagtacttgcgcctaggacgagtaaggcctaaccgatcacctgcacttgcacctggggcaaggaggattttaactttaatactcgcgcacacttgatatgctggaaatttatttttttttcattgggtggcctcgtcaaaaaccctccttagggaaaagagtgcccccttgtctgttcaattGTTTCCActacatacaaagcatgtatcttttagcacgagaacgcaactactttacaacttaactgaagtaaaattttaaatgggtggcgttccacgttctggggattgctcctccatccagagtttctagccgataagctccgttctccaacgtctcaatcactctgtacgggcctgtccactttggagacagcttgttctccatctcattctgatgcgcctttctcatcaccaggtcaccttcctggaagcgcctgagcctcaccttagagttgtgcctccgttctactcttctttttacggcttcagcactgactctggcttcttctcgcacctcgtccagtaggtcgagattcacctttcgctcttcattggacccttcagcaatgaaattcaagaatctgggggagctctcctgtatctccataGGGATCATGCCGTTTGTCccgtagacaaggctgaagggtgtctcatgggtgctggactgtggggtggtatgataagaccatacaattctggggacctcctctgcccagcctcctttagCCTTGTCTAGTTTTCGCTttagccccctgagcagtactcgattGGCCGagtccacctgcccattggtttgtgggtgttccactgaagcgaaaacctgctgtatttttaactcttcacacatcttcctcagctgatgactcgtgaactgggtgccattgtcggagaccaacctcttgggtattccgaaacggcagacgatgttcttccagacgaagtgctcgactttctgtgcagTGATGTGTacgactggttctgcctccacccacttggtgaagtactcgatggccacgatgagaaacttcatctgccttatcaccaggggaaaaggtcctaggatgtcgatcccccatgtgtggaatggccacgggctatggatggacctcaactcctcaggaggtgccttgtgccagtttgcgtgcagttgacactgtttgcagcactgagcaaaccttacgcagtcttccttcagctttggccagtaataccccgcgcggagtatcctacttgccaaagcgcgaccacctacgtggcttccgcacaccccctcgtgcagctcagacatgagtctggtgcattgccgCCGTGCACACAGtcctgcacagggtgagaaaatccaaatctaaagaggtttccatctattagagtaaacttacttgaactcctctttatcctttttgcctctgccacgtcgagtgggagtacaccatcttctaagtataactggtatggcgttatccaggtgtcgggttccttcaccGCGTGGACCTCCATCAACTCATCGATCTTCGACGGTCGcgctctcaccctcggtgctttcaacgtttcttgagtcaacgaccgatgaccgatcgtcagacgctccattgatttgcacacatgaagtacctggttgtccgacacgaacgctcgcggtaccttcaaggtctcctgaatgacggtcctctgcttcccccccttgcctgagctggccagcttggcaagcaggtctgctctggcattttgctctcttggcacgtgcagcAATTCGAACTCgatgaaggacgtcttcaggagctgtacatgctccaggtaggctgccatctggggatcctttgcctggaactcccctgtgACCTGCTCTGTGACtagcaaagagtcgcttttggccagcaggtttcttgctcccatttctcttgctagcaacattcctgcgatcagggcttcatactccgcctgattgttgctagccttaaggcaaagcggagggactgctcgatcagtaccccgttcgggccttccaggatgactccagcgccgctcccctgctgattagaggagccatccaccgataacacccatcggaaatcggaaccttctgcaggtgtcgcgatcgacgacagctcgactacaaagtccgcgaacacctgccccttgatcggtcctcggggctcgtactgaatgtcaaattctgacaattccaccgcccacttgaccatccttcctgctacGTCAGGTTTTTTCAACACGTTTTGGATGGGCAGAtctgtcatcaccaccactgtgaagctgtggaagtaatgcctgagtctccttgctgaaaaaaccaccgccagggcagccttctcgagggcctggtaccttgtttcagggccttgcagcaccttactcacgaagtacacaggcctctgggcctgatctttgtcttgcaccaggactgagctgactgctctctccgtcacaacgaaatatagacgaagaggggtgcctacctgaggttttcgcaagactggtgggctcgccaggtactccttcagttttATGAAGGCCTcatcgcactcctgtgtccaaaggaatctgctgttgcgtttaagacactggaagtacAGATGAcccttctcccctccagcggacataaaccgggataaggctgtcaagcgaccggtgagctgctgcacctccttcaccgtcgtcgggctcctcattgccacgattgctgcgcacttctctgggttagcttcgattccccgctctgttaagaggaaacccaaaaacttcccatcctccacgccaaaaatacacttctcagggttgagcttcagtctgtacttggcgatggtggtgaatagttcTTCCAAATCAGCTGCATGATCCTTcggctgggtggggccttctctcactggcgatgaccgccctcgcgatccctgactcgcgaggagcgatcgcgccttcctcttcttcttccacctgagctacctgggagccccccaccgtagcgttctccatcctctgagcacCCTGTGTTTCCCTAACCACTGATCGCTCTTCGCACACACCTGGTGGGGGTGTCGTGGTGACGTGGCATACGCTTCTCTTCTGCTttaggctgttctcataacagcgtctagcctcagcctgatccgacttgaaggttattacggtcccctccatcgacagcagcttcagcttcatgtgcctcgttgatggtATTTCTCCCAACCTATTGAgggttggcctccccaacaaaatattgtaggcggaaggggcgttcaccaccaagtactttatcctttcagtgcgggctgtcgttccatcagtgaacgttgtcctcagctcaatgtatccccgcacctctacctgatctcctgcaaaacctagagacacccggtatacagcctcagttgatcaggggacaactgcaacttgttaaacgtcggccagaacatgacgtctgccgagcttccttgatctacgagcactctgtgcactcgtcttcctgctgtgatgagggaAATGACCACATGGTCGTTATCGTGCGGGATaacgtcccgtaggtcagctttcctgaagacaatatctacttcagggtaatggcTCTCGTCTATCGAGTCTACCACCATAACCGATCGGGCGTACCTCCTTCTctgcgacgcggtgcatccccggccagagaagcctcccgcgattgtTTGCACTTTCCCGTGCACAGgaacttcatgctgctgttctccagcctgggatcccgacgcgcgatcaccctgcggctcgcgcaggtaatctgctaggaaccccgacttcaccaactctgccagttggtgtcccaacgccaaacaggagtggagtgtgtggccaaaggcctggtgaaactcacaccactcatccttctttctaccaagtaccttatcaGTCTTCTCCGGTacgcgtagtcttgctgctacaccAGGAAGCGCGATGAGATCCGCtaatcccaccatgaaattgtatcttgggggtgcgttattctcccttgcacgccctcTGCCCTGGTCCTTGCCTGGTGCGTAGGGGCGAGGTTTTTCCTGCACCcttttcccctccttggcctcatgcacccttgcttgctgcggtttcccttgccctccacgcggtcttggtggtgcagcactcccccttttctcagaaacctctgtttctgccactatgtgcgccaccgcacgacgccggatctctgcaaaggtgctgggatggctcctgatgagagactcgctgaaggggccaggcagcactcccttcttgaacgcgtgcaccagcatatcttcatctttgctgggcagtctcaccacttgtgctccaaagcggttgaggtagtccttcagcgactcgccttggtactgacgcacgtcgaacaaatcatatgacaccactgcaggtgctttgttgacgatgtactgctcagtgaaaagctttgaaaactgagggaaagacgtgatatgtccttctggtaagctcacgaaccactccatggcgattccgcttaatgtgctcatgaacattttgcagtacacagcgtctgagcccccagacaacatcatctgggtgtggaacgccgtcaggtGCGCCttcgggtcttctacccctgtgaacgacgccttcacccccaccaggttgggaggcaccatggttcccatgatttcaggggagaatggcatggggaacgctcttggaggcgATGGCTGCCTCGACGTCCTTTCGTCAAccacgtgttccctctgcgcctgcagcgtcctcctcaactcttcgttgacgcgatt harbors:
- the LOC137817303 gene encoding uncharacterized protein — its product is MVLSLEFSTQHRKQIALKKRVRELEHDKESLRSDFEAAQGSVELMRGMVEKARREYLAQVQETIKTEILMWQTLSSLDCEVVQLRAETSSLRQLNSQLVGELESTKEAAAAGEKRLEEVVGKLSEAKGQLEEVASSLAALTTERNAAEASKQKLEAEKADLMNVSGSFTAWTSINSSIFDGRALTLGAFNVS